One part of the Quercus lobata isolate SW786 chromosome 7, ValleyOak3.0 Primary Assembly, whole genome shotgun sequence genome encodes these proteins:
- the LOC115952732 gene encoding protein DETOXIFICATION 44, chloroplastic isoform X1: MASTLTRHHLLCLYSPKPNPSSFKSQSPIRNPNFSFRLRTTVLKSSPQKRVSTSIETPPQDLKPAETPPPRVDPVPPSSSSRLRRLRDGIKFDELALEILSIALPAALALAADPIASLVDSAFVGHLGSVELAAVGVSVSVFNLVSKLFNVPLLNITTSFVAEEQALISKAAKDSEMDKDRAGEHKGKVLLPSVSTSLALAASIGIAEAVALSFGSGFLMNIMGIPADSPMRVPAEQFLTWRAFGAPPIVIALAAQGTFRGFKDTKTPLYAIGAGNLLNALLDPILIFLFGIGIGGAAIATVISEYLIAFILLWELNGKVLLISPNIDGRKVASYLKSGGLLIGRTLAVLVTMTLATSMAAREGPIPMAGHQICIQVWLAVSLLTDALALAGQALLASGYSQGNYEQSRQVIYRVLQIGLVSGTALAVILFLGFGAFSSLFTTDLEVLTIAWSGILFVAGSQPMNALAFVLDGLYYGVSDFGYAAYSMVLVGLISSMYLLVAAPAFGLAGVWSGLFLFMTLRVVAGIWRLGSKSGPWKMVWSEMKQESE, translated from the exons ATGGCGAGTACTCTCACGCGCCATCACCTTCTCTGCCTATACTCACCGAAGCCCAATCCATCGTCGTTTAAATCCCAATCCCCAATCAGAAACCCGAATTTCTCGTTTCGTCTTCGAACCACCGTGCTCAAATCTTCGCCTCAGAAACGCGTTTCCACCTCAATAGAAACTCCGCCGCAAGACCTCAAACCCGCCGAAACTCCTCCGCCTCGGGTCGACCCGGTCCCTCCGTCGTCTTCTTCTCGTCTCCGTCGTTTAAG AGATGGGATTAAGTTCGATGAATTGGCGCTGGAGATTTTGTCGATTGCATTGCCGGCGGCTTTGGCTTTGGCCGCCGATCCGATAGCGTCTTTGGTTGATTCTGCCTTTGTTGGCCACTTAG GATCGGTTGAATTGGCTGCGGTTGGGGTATCGGTTTCGGTTTTCAATCTGGTATCCAAATTGTTTAATGTTCCATTGCTCAACATCACAACGTCGTTTGTTGCTGAGGAGCAGGCATTGATTAGTAAAGCCGCTAAAGATTCTGAAATGGACAAAG ATCGTGCAGGTGAGCACAAAGGCAAGGTTCTCCTTCCCTCCGTATCAACTTCTTTAGCACTTGCTGCTAGCATTGGCATTGCTGAAGCTGTTGCACTCTCTTTTGGCTCTGGTTTCTTGATGAATATCATGGGTATACCTGCT GACTCACCAATGCGAGTGCCAGCTGAGCAGTTTCTTACTTGGAGGGCCTTTGGTGCTCCACCAATTGTTATTGCACTAGCTGCACAAGGCACTTTTCGTGGATTTAAGGACACAAAGACCCCTCTTTATGCCATTG GTGCAGGCAACTTACTTAATGCATTATTGGATCCAATATTGATCTTTCTTTTTGGTATTGGCATTGGTGGAGCTGCAATTGCTACTGTGATTTCTGA ATATTTAATTGCTTTTATTCTTCTTTGGGAACTGAATGGAAAAGTATTGCTTATTTCTCCTAACATTGATGGGAGAAAAGTTGCTAGCTATCTAAAATCTG GTGGGCTTCTCATTGGGAGGACCCTAGCTGTGCTTGTAACCATGACACTGGCGACATCCATGGCAGCTAGAGAGGGTCCTATCCCTATGGCTGGTCATCAAATTTGCATACAAGTTTGGTTGGCAGTGTCTTTGCTTACTGATGCTTTAGCTCTTGCTGGTCAG GCTCTGCTTGCAAGTGGTTACTCACAAGGGAATTATGAACAGTCACGTCAAGTGATTTACAGAGTTCTTCAG ATTGGTTTAGTGTCAGGAACTGCATTGgctgttattttatttcttggatttggGGCATTTTCTAGTTTGTTCACCACAGACTTGGAAGTTCTGACAATTGCCTGGTCTGGTATTTTG TTTGTTGCTGGATCACAGCCAATGAATGCTTTAGCATTTGTTCTTGATGGGCTCTACTATGGGGTTTCAGACTTTGGATATGCTGCCTACTCTATG GTGCTCGTTGGGTTGATCTCTTCAATGTACCTACTGGTGGCTGCTCCAGCATTTGGTCTTGCTGGTGTCTGGTCAGGGTTGTTTCTTTTCATGACCTTGCGTGTAGTAGCTGGAATTTGGAG GTTGGGATCAAAAAGTGGACCATGGAAAATGGTCTGGTCTGAGATGAAGCAAGAAAGTGAGTGA
- the LOC115953375 gene encoding probably inactive leucine-rich repeat receptor-like protein kinase IMK2, whose translation MDTKFGSPFVTNPFQFLHFPSKETTNWFSKVFLYTLLFFQILGFTKLVSGGHQWDGIIVTQADYQALRALKHELVDFKGVLRSWNDSGYGACSGRWAGIKCVRGQVIALQLPWKGLGGKISEKIGQLQSLRKINLHDNVLAGSVPWSLGFLPNLRGVYLFNNQLSGSIPPSIGNCLLLQTLDLSNNALTGAIPSLENSTRLIRLNLSFNSLTGTIPNSLTKSHSLIFLALQHNNISGSIPNTWGQIGKNTYHLQFLTLDHNLISGTIPVSLSKLGWLEEISLSHNKLSGTIPSELGSLLRLQRLDLSYNAINGSFPVSLSNLSSLVSLNLEGNHLGNQVPEALDRLQNLSVLNLKNNQFKGQIPATIGNISGIDVIDLSHNNFSGEIPDSLDNLANLTSFNVSYNNLTGAVPLLLSKKFNSSSFVGNILCGYDSSIPCPFLSPPQNNPGPFQGPTVKPHHHHHHHKLSTKDIILIAAGAVLAALLLLCCILLCCLIRKRTASKGKNGKTAKSAAALGSSEKEITSGTHVESGGETGGKLVHFDGPFLFTADDLLCATAEIMGKSAYGTAYKATLEDGNQVAVKRLREKTTKSQKEFESEVAALGKVRHPNLLALRAYYMGPKGEKLLVYDYLTNGSLASFLHARGPETIINWPTRMNIAKGIARGLCHLHAQEEMAHGNLTSSNIILDEQINAHIADFGLSRLMTAAANTNVIATAGSLGYNAPELSKMKKANTKTDVYSLGVIILELLTGKSPSEGMNGMDLPQWVASIVKEEWTNEVFDLELMRDAPIIGDELLNTLKLALHCVDPSPAARPEVQQVLQQLEEIKPELPGSSGDEGAGVPTAGDDGAVKLPSSASE comes from the exons ATGGACACCAAGTTTGGGAGTCCATTTGTCACAAACCCATTTCAGTTTCTTCACTTTCCATCTAAAGAAACCACTAATTGGTTTAGTAAAGTTTTCCTTTATACCTTgttgttttttcaaattttgggttttacTAAACTTGTTTCAGGTGGTCACCAATGGGATGGGATAATTGTTACTCAAGCAGATTATCAAGCGCTCAGGGCATTGAAACATGAACTAGTCGATTTCAAAGGCGTGTTGCGCAGCTGGAATGACAGTGGTTATGGTGCTTGTTCTGGTCGGTGGGCAGGGATCAAGTGTGTACGTGGTCAAGTCATTGCTCTCCAGCTTCCTTGGAAGGGATTGGGTGGCAAAATCTCTGAGAAGATTGGCCAGCTTCAATCTCTTAGAAAGATTAACCTCCATGACAATGTTCTTGCTGGCAGTGTTCCTTGGTCTCTTGGTTTCTTACCCAATCTCAGAGGGGTGTACCTCTTCAATAACCAGCTTTCGGGTTCTATTCCTCCTTCAATTGGTAACTGTCTTCTCCTTCAGACTCTTGATTTAAGTAATAATGCACTCACTGGGGCAATTCCTAGTCTTGAAAACTCAACCAGGTTAATTAGACTCAATCTGAGCTTCAATTCATTGACGGGTACAATCCCGAATAGTCTCACTAAATCCCATTCTTTGATCTTCCTTGCTCTCCAGCACAACAATATCTCTGGCTCTATTCCTAATACTTGGGGTCAAATAGGAAAAAATACTTACCACCTTCAGTTCTTGACTCTTGATCATAATCTTATCTCTGGAACTATTCCTGTTTCTCTTAGCAAGTTGGGTTGGCTTGAAGAGATTTCTCTTAGCCATAACAAGCTTTCTGGGACCATACCTAGTGAGCTAGGCAGCCTCCTGAGGCTCCAAAGGCTAGATTTGTCATACAATGCTATTAATGGAAGCTTTCCTGTTAGCCTTTCCAACCTTTCCTCTCTTGTTTCGTTGAATCTAGAGGGCAACCACCTTGGAAACCAGGTCCCAGAAGCACTGGACAGGTTACAAAACCTTTCAGTACTCAATCTAAAGAATAATCAATTCAAAGGCCAAATCCCAGCAACCATAGGGAATATCTCGGGCATTGACGTAATTGATTTGTCTCATAATAATTTCAGCGGAGAAATTCCAGATTCACTTGACAACTTAGCAAATCTCACTTCTTTCAATGTTTCTTACAACAATCTGACTGGTGCAGTCCCATTGCTCCTTTCCAAAAAGTTCAATTCAAGCTCTTTTGTAGGCAATATTCTATGTGGGTATGACTCTTCTATCCCATGTCCTTTTTTATCTCCACCTCAGAACAATCCAGGACCATTTCAAGGGCCTACTGTGAAACcgcatcaccaccaccaccaccacaaattAAGCACCAAGGACATAATTCTCATAGCAGCTGGTGCAGTCTTAGCCGCTCTGCTTCTTCTGTGTTGCATTTTGCTTTGTTGTTTGATCAGGAAAAGAACtgcttcaaaaggaaagaatggTAAAACCGCGAAAAGTGCTGCTGCTTTGGGAAGTTCCGAGAAGGAAATTACTTCTGGCACTCATGTTGAATCTGGAGGTGAAACAGGTGGCAAATTAGTTCACTTTGATGGGCCATTTCTCTTTACAGCTGATGATCTATTGTGTGCAACTGCTGAAATAATGGGAAAGAGCGCTTATGGAACTGCATACAAGGCTACTTTAGAGGATGGTAATCAAGTTGCTGTGAAGAGGCTGAGAGAAAAGACTACAAAGAGTCAAAAGGAGTTTGAATCTGAGGTTGCTGCACTAGGCAAAGTTCGACACCCGAATCTCCTAGCCCTTAGAGCTTATTACATGGGACCCAAGGGAGAGAAGCTTCTTGTCTATGATTACTTGACTAATGGGAGTCTAGCATCCTTCCTTCATG CTCGTGGGCCAGAAACCATTATCAATTGGCCAACAAGAATGAACATTGCCAAGGGCATTGCACGTGGTTTATGCCACCTGCACGCACAAGAGGAAATGGCACATGGAAATCTCACATCGAGCAACATAATACTTGATGAGCAGATCAATGCCCACATTGCAGACTTTGGCCTCTCTCGTCTTATGACAGCTGCTGCAAACACCAATGTGATTGCTACTGCAGGCTCACTTGGCTACAATGCACCAGAGCTCTCAAAGATGAAGAAGGCCAACACAAAGACCGATGTCTATAGTCTTGGGGTGATTATATTGGAGCTCTTGACTGGGAAATCACCCAGTGAAGGCATGAATGGGATGGATTTGCCCCAATGGGTGGCATCAATTGTGAAGGAGGAATGGACAAATGAAGTTTTTGATTTGGAGCTCATGAGGGATGCGCCAATTATAGGTGACGAGTTGCTTAACACATTGAAATTAGCTCTGCATTGTGTTGATCCTTCACCAGCAGCACGGCCAGAAGTTCAACAAGTTCTTCAGCAGCTAGAAGAGATTAAGCCAGAGCTGCCAGGAAGTTCAGGTGATGAAGGTGCTGGAGTGCCAACAGCAGGTGATGATGGAGCAGTCAAACTGCCATCATCAGCAAGTGAATGA
- the LOC115952732 gene encoding protein DETOXIFICATION 44, chloroplastic isoform X2, which produces MASTLTRHHLLCLYSPKPNPSSFKSQSPIRNPNFSFRLRTTVLKSSPQKRVSTSIETPPQDLKPAETPPPRVDPVPPSSSSRLRRLRDGIKFDELALEILSIALPAALALAADPIASLVDSAFVGHLGSVELAAVGVSVSVFNLVSKLFNVPLLNITTSFVAEEQALISKAAKDSEMDKGEHKGKVLLPSVSTSLALAASIGIAEAVALSFGSGFLMNIMGIPADSPMRVPAEQFLTWRAFGAPPIVIALAAQGTFRGFKDTKTPLYAIGAGNLLNALLDPILIFLFGIGIGGAAIATVISEYLIAFILLWELNGKVLLISPNIDGRKVASYLKSGGLLIGRTLAVLVTMTLATSMAAREGPIPMAGHQICIQVWLAVSLLTDALALAGQALLASGYSQGNYEQSRQVIYRVLQIGLVSGTALAVILFLGFGAFSSLFTTDLEVLTIAWSGILFVAGSQPMNALAFVLDGLYYGVSDFGYAAYSMVLVGLISSMYLLVAAPAFGLAGVWSGLFLFMTLRVVAGIWRLGSKSGPWKMVWSEMKQESE; this is translated from the exons ATGGCGAGTACTCTCACGCGCCATCACCTTCTCTGCCTATACTCACCGAAGCCCAATCCATCGTCGTTTAAATCCCAATCCCCAATCAGAAACCCGAATTTCTCGTTTCGTCTTCGAACCACCGTGCTCAAATCTTCGCCTCAGAAACGCGTTTCCACCTCAATAGAAACTCCGCCGCAAGACCTCAAACCCGCCGAAACTCCTCCGCCTCGGGTCGACCCGGTCCCTCCGTCGTCTTCTTCTCGTCTCCGTCGTTTAAG AGATGGGATTAAGTTCGATGAATTGGCGCTGGAGATTTTGTCGATTGCATTGCCGGCGGCTTTGGCTTTGGCCGCCGATCCGATAGCGTCTTTGGTTGATTCTGCCTTTGTTGGCCACTTAG GATCGGTTGAATTGGCTGCGGTTGGGGTATCGGTTTCGGTTTTCAATCTGGTATCCAAATTGTTTAATGTTCCATTGCTCAACATCACAACGTCGTTTGTTGCTGAGGAGCAGGCATTGATTAGTAAAGCCGCTAAAGATTCTGAAATGGACAAAG GTGAGCACAAAGGCAAGGTTCTCCTTCCCTCCGTATCAACTTCTTTAGCACTTGCTGCTAGCATTGGCATTGCTGAAGCTGTTGCACTCTCTTTTGGCTCTGGTTTCTTGATGAATATCATGGGTATACCTGCT GACTCACCAATGCGAGTGCCAGCTGAGCAGTTTCTTACTTGGAGGGCCTTTGGTGCTCCACCAATTGTTATTGCACTAGCTGCACAAGGCACTTTTCGTGGATTTAAGGACACAAAGACCCCTCTTTATGCCATTG GTGCAGGCAACTTACTTAATGCATTATTGGATCCAATATTGATCTTTCTTTTTGGTATTGGCATTGGTGGAGCTGCAATTGCTACTGTGATTTCTGA ATATTTAATTGCTTTTATTCTTCTTTGGGAACTGAATGGAAAAGTATTGCTTATTTCTCCTAACATTGATGGGAGAAAAGTTGCTAGCTATCTAAAATCTG GTGGGCTTCTCATTGGGAGGACCCTAGCTGTGCTTGTAACCATGACACTGGCGACATCCATGGCAGCTAGAGAGGGTCCTATCCCTATGGCTGGTCATCAAATTTGCATACAAGTTTGGTTGGCAGTGTCTTTGCTTACTGATGCTTTAGCTCTTGCTGGTCAG GCTCTGCTTGCAAGTGGTTACTCACAAGGGAATTATGAACAGTCACGTCAAGTGATTTACAGAGTTCTTCAG ATTGGTTTAGTGTCAGGAACTGCATTGgctgttattttatttcttggatttggGGCATTTTCTAGTTTGTTCACCACAGACTTGGAAGTTCTGACAATTGCCTGGTCTGGTATTTTG TTTGTTGCTGGATCACAGCCAATGAATGCTTTAGCATTTGTTCTTGATGGGCTCTACTATGGGGTTTCAGACTTTGGATATGCTGCCTACTCTATG GTGCTCGTTGGGTTGATCTCTTCAATGTACCTACTGGTGGCTGCTCCAGCATTTGGTCTTGCTGGTGTCTGGTCAGGGTTGTTTCTTTTCATGACCTTGCGTGTAGTAGCTGGAATTTGGAG GTTGGGATCAAAAAGTGGACCATGGAAAATGGTCTGGTCTGAGATGAAGCAAGAAAGTGAGTGA
- the LOC115953650 gene encoding uncharacterized protein LOC115953650, with amino-acid sequence MDDLPIEKIAISGPTLASLIQRFSTSPGPIDGLLYGHVSLLTPSTLSDDTSSSSSSLPSTSTSLPPISSSSQTLIATITSFLSLSAGHVNPLLLPPPPPSSSLLGWFSARRRSPLRPSLREFSLSHSLSSLPSLSFPILSSRSTLSPCIFLLLSSPIHDQTIHTHEYRAYQFRSSLLSFDPKSIEVINIGPAFRSHYGAFSPNSPFPSLPCDHSSSMAVDDEKEEEERLRAEQTQLDDCAEGFQVGRLSKLMGNEAANYSAGLEDLYGKMLVKIETLARQVEQSSALVFEQENHNRKLKYKAARFTGSE; translated from the exons ATGGACGATCTTCCCATAGAGAAGATAGCAATATCAGGACCCACCCTAGCCTCCTTGATCCAACGGTTCTCCACTTCCCCAGGCCCAATAGACGGGCTCCTATACGGCCACGTGTCCCTCCTCACTCCCTCCACTCTCTCCGACGACACatcctcttcctcctcttcccTTCCCTCCACTTCCACTTCCCTCCCTCCCATTTCTTCTTCCTCCCAAACCCTAATCGCCACCATCACATCCTTCCTCTCCCTTTCCGCCGGCCACGTCAACCCCCTCCTCCTCCCTCCTCCGCCGCCCTCCTCCTCCCTCCTCGGCTGGTTCTCCGCCCGCCGCCGCTCCCCTCTCCGCCCTTCCCTCCGCgaattctctctctcccactCCCTCTCCTCCCTCCCTTCCCTTTCCTTCCCAATCCTCTCCTCTCGCTCCACTCTCTCTCCTTGCATTTTCCTGCTCCTCTCCTCTCCGATCCACGACCAAACCATCCACACTCACGAATACCGCGCCTACCAGTTCCGCTCCTCTCTCCTTTCCTTCGATCCCAAATCCATCGAAGTTATCAACATCGGCCCAGCTTTCCGCTCCCATTACGGTGCGTTTAGCCCTAACTCCCCTTTCCCTTCTCTGCCTTGCGACCATAGCTCCTCCATGGCTGTCGACGACGAGAAGGAAGAGGAGGAGAGGCTGAGAGCTGAGCAGACTCAGCTCGACGATTGCGCCGAGGGATTCCAGGTTGGGAGATTGAGCAAGTTGATGGGAAATGAGGCCGCCAATTACTCCGCCGGATTGGAGGATTTGTACGGGAAAATGCTCGTTAAGATCGAGACCTTGGCAAGGCAAGTCGAGCAGAGCTCTGCTCTGGTTTTCGAGCAG GAAAATCATAATAGGAAGTTGAAATACAAAGCTGCTCGGTTCACTGGATCTGAATAA
- the LOC115954270 gene encoding PRA1 family protein B4: protein MSSTTSPPILPISNTTTTATTAQSSQPPIATPAFRNFLSNITESVRNNLAQRRPWSELVDRSAFSKPESFSDATLRVRKNYSYFRINYLTVIGLVLAFSLLSNPISLLVLLGLLSAWLFLYLFRPSDQPLVLFGRAFSDRETLGILAVSSIFVIFLTSVGSLLISALLIGVALVCAHGAFRAPEDLFLDEQENVSTGFLSFIGGAASNAAVAAAAATPAVAARV from the coding sequence ATGTCCTCCACCACATCTCCCCCAATTCTCCCAATCtcaaacaccaccaccaccgccaccactgCCCAATCGTCCCAACCACCAATCGCCACCCCAGCTTTTCGCAACTTCCTCAGCAACATAACCGAATCGGTCCGCAACAACCTCGCCCAGCGCCGCCCGTGGTCCGAGCTCGTCGACCGATCCGCTTTCTCGAAACCCGAATCCTTCTCCGACGCCACCCTCCGCGTCCGCAAGAACTACTCCTACTTCCGCATCAACTACCTCACCGTCATCGGACTGGTCCTcgctttctctctcctctctaaCCCTATCTCTCTCCTCGTCCTCCTCGGCCTCCTCTCCGCTTGGCTCTTCCTCTACCTCTTCCGCCCCTCCGATCAGCCTCTAGTCCTCTTCGGCCGTGCTTTCTCTGATAGGGAAACCCTAGGTATCCTCGCCGTTTCGAGCATCTTCGTCATTTTCCTCACCTCCGTCGGATCGCTACTCATCTCAGCTCTCCTCATCGGAGTCGCTCTTGTTTGTGCTCACGGCGCGTTTAGGGCTCCGGAAGATCTGTTTCTCGATGAACAAGAAAATGTCTCCACCGGATTTCTCTCCTTCATTGGCGGCGCTGCCTCCAACGCCGCAGTCGCCGCTGCTGCAGCAACTCCTGCCGTCGCCGCACGCGTCTGA
- the LOC115952553 gene encoding uncharacterized protein LOC115952553, producing MDRKSRRRRNGCDSIEETLAKWKKLNNQYDFGKDGVDVTRKLPAKGSTKGCMPGKGGPENSGCKYRGVRQRTWGKWVAEIREPFKGDAARRKSSRLWLGTFDSAVEAALAYDEAAKAMYGNLARLNFPKYCEESTYSNVLSSDTFKSSPKELSDCYGVGEVKESKMNNLSPAGKLYRSKVAVKESEEKQNCSQACVSNESTEELKVTPERSDQLKKERSEGCIPGCSQNNETEELKLEHTLRQPRKVKCKLRSGANPSNDVEVEMSTMSKEMKGELIGGLKSSGFIDKHNNRLHYEPIDAASNTSIHCKFSDDAEIDMMEMRKETNGEFAEALNSGDGFDGIYDFLHGVITDVDCDPRTDNMAITRDEMMGESSEICKFNDYIDFHNTHDVLHDAPIDVNCNQISYCKPCNVEGEMPMMKKQMKREPSEIMEFQYRNIFNDYNDLYKPSYNGVKSDKALTREDIQENYTDSSYSNGFDNRFHYLHNWSTNRATEPLGEGSSVNSTFKQEGNYDFNRMESASIGYPLRGRPSCFSRWLQNSDTYLPGSSNQKQESDSGVDYNLDPEYNFGSLEQHTQLESGRGYNWDVVKSDYDTRLLEEQQCFDLWSSEWGY from the exons AT GGATAGAAAATCAAGAAGGAGACGTAATGGGTGTGATTCAATAGAAGAAACTTTAGCAAAGTGGAAGAAATTAAACAATCAATATGATTTTGGAAAAGATGGAGTTGATGTGACACGTAAACTTCCGGCCAAGGGCTCAACAAAGGGGTGTATGCCAGGAAAAGGCGGCCCGGAGAACTCAGGTTGCAAATATAGAGGTGTTAGACAGAGGACTTGGGGCAAGTGGGTGGCCGAAATTCGGGAGCCGTTTAAAGGGGACGCTGCACGGAGAAAGAGTAGCCGGCTTTGGCTTGGTACTTTTGACAGTGCTGTTGAAGCAGCTCTTGCTTATGATGAAGCTGCAAAAGCTATGTATGGTAATTTGGCTCGTCTAAATTTCCCCAAGTACTGTGAGGAATCAACGTACTCCAATGTATTGTCCTCAGATACATTTAAAAGCTCACCAAAGGAATTATCAGATTGTTATGGTGTTGGTGAGGTTAAGGAATCAAAGATGAATAATCTGTCCCCTGCAGGCAAGCTTTACCGTTCCAAAGTTGCTGTTAAGGAATCGGAGGAGAAACAAAACTGTTCTCAGGCCTGCGTGTCAAATGAATCAACAGAGGAATTGAAGGTAACACCAGAACGTTCTGACCAGTTAAAAAAAGAACGTTCTGAGGGTTGCATACCTGGCTGTTCTCAGAATAATGAGACTGAGGAATTGAAGCTAGAACACACTTTGAGACAGCCTAGAAAAGTGAAATGTAAATTAAGATCTGGTGCTAACCCTTCAAATGATGTTGAAGTTGAAATGTCGACAATGAGCAAAGAAATGAAGGGAGAACTTATAGGAGGTTTAAAATCTAGTGGTTTCATTGATAAACATAATAATCGATTGCATTATGAGCCCATAGATGCAGCCTCGAATACAAGTATTCATTGCAAGTTTTCTGATGATGCTGAAATTGACATGATGGAAATGAGGAAAGAAACTAATGGAGAATTTGCAGAAGCATTAAATTCTGGCGATGGTTTCGACGGTATTTATGATTTCTTGCATGGTGTGATCACAGATGTGGACTGCGATCCAAGAACTGATAATATGGCCATAACAAGAGATGAAATGATGGGAGAATCATCAGAAATATGTAAATTCAACGACTATATTGATTTCCACAATACTCATGATGTATTGCATGATGCACCTATAGATGTAAACTGCAATCAAATAAGTTATTGCAAGCCTTGTAATGTTGAAGGTGAAATGCCGATgatgaagaaacaaatgaagagaGAACCTTCAGAAATCATGGAATTTCAATATCGTAATATTTTCAATGATTATAATGACTTGTATAAGCCTTCTTATAATGGTGTCAAATCTGATAAAGCTTTGACGAGGGAAGACATACAAGAAAATTATACAGATTCCAGTTACAGTAATGGTTTCGACAACAGGTTTCACTACCTGCATAATTGGTCAACAAACAGAGCTACTGAGCCTTTGGGTGAAGGCAGCAGTGTTAATTCTACATTTAAACAAGAGGGAAATTATGATTTTAATCGAATGGAATCGGCTTCTATAGGCTACCCACTAAGAGGAAGGCCGTCTTGTTTTTCTCGCTGGTTGCAGAACTCAGACACTTACTTGCCTGGGAGCTCAAATCAAAAGCAAGAGTCAGATTCTGGCGTGGACTACAATTTGGATCCTGAATATAATTTCGGCTCATTGGAACAGCATACGCAGCTAGAATCAGGAAGAGGTTACAATTGGGATGTTGTGAAATCAGATTATGATACTCGCTTATTGGAAGAGCAGCAATGTTTTGATTTATGGTCCTCCGAGTGGGGATATTAG